CCTGCATGAGGATCTTGTTCAGGTTTTCCCCGACCAGATTGTCCTTGAGGCTGCGCGTGACCTTCAGGGTATTGCCCTGGCGCTCGATGCCTTCCGCATGCACGAGGTTTTCAGCAAGGCTCGATTGAGGGGAGACTTTGACCTCGGTCGGTGCTTCATCGCCGACGCTCAGCTCATAGAATTTGCTGTTATAGGAAAAGGTCACGGTTTTGCGGAAGATTTTTTCAATGCGGCAGCCGGCGACGATGTCCTGGCCTTCCCGGAACGCGGCCACGCGGCCACTGGTCTTTTGTTTGATCAGGGCCACACCCTTCTGATTCTGGCTGCTGGCTATGACGCCAAGGACGTTGTAATCAAAGGGGTTTCCCTGGGCAAGGGAGGCCCCGAATAGAAATGAAAGGAAAATCACGAGTCCGGCGAAGTTCTTCATGGCCACAACCTTTCCAGTATCCGAGCAACAGGGGAACCACACAGAAGACCACTCTTAAAGACTATCGGAGCAAGGCCTGTGCCGATTCAAGGAAGCCACGCTTTGACGGGCAAGCCGTTGAAATATGAGGGGAATGGTTGGGTAAGATTCCCGGCTTACTGTCAGCGGCGATGACAGAGATCGTCAATCTCATGGTACCGCTGAAGGTAAGGGGGCGGTAGCCCGCCCCCGTTTTTTTAGCCGCGGAGCAGTTGCAGCACGAGTTCTGGTTCGGAGTTGGCATGAGCCAAAACCGAGGCGCCGGCCTGTTCCAGAATCTTGTTCTGGGTGAAGCGGGCCGTTTCCGCCGCGAAGTCCACATCACGGATCCGGCTGTTGGCGGCGTTCAGGTTTTCGTTCGTCACGTCGATGTTCGAGATCGCAGTGTTCAAACGGGATTGAACCGAACCGAGGGAGGCGCGGTAACCGGCCACTTCATTGATCGCGGTATCGATCACATTGAAGAGGGCATCGGTTCCATCCGGACTCAGATCGGCAGCGCCGCCGTCGGGATCATCAGGAACGACTTTGAGTCCGCCGTTCACCACTTTATCCAGGGCCTCGTTCAGAACGCTCAGCTCTTCGAGGTTGATCGTCACGATATCCGGATCGGTTTCAGGATCAATATCAGGAGCCGATCCATCGACATCCGCGCGGTTCGAGGAACCGACGAAGATGCGCATGGCGGTGTTGTCCCCAGCTTCCAAAACCTTCCGCCCGTTGAACTCGGTCGTCTTCATGATACGGCCGACTTCATCGCGCAGCTGCTGGAATTCGCGGTCAAGGAATTCCCGTTCGCGGTTACCGATGGTGTCCGAAGCCGCCTGCGAACCGAGCTGGCGCATACGGAGCATGACGTTGGTCATTTCATTCAGACCGCCTTCGGCCACCTGAATGTAACTGATACCGTCGTTGGCGTTACGTTTGGCAACATCCATGCTGGCGATACGGGAACGAATCCGCTCGGAAACGGCAAGGCCGGCGGCGTCATCCGCCGACTTGTTGATCCTCTGACCCGAGGACAGGCGTTCGATCGACGAAGCGACTTCCTTGCGTGAGTCGGAAAGTTTCTTCTGCGCGATCAAGGATTCCACGTTGGTTTTGACTCGAATACCCATAACAAAAACCTCCTTGTTACAAAGGCGTTGAAAATTAGCGCAAGAGTTGCAGAGCCATCTCTGGCTTGGCGTTCGCTTGCGTAAGGACCGAAATGGAAGAAGCCTGGAGCACTTTTCTTTGCGTGAGATTCGAGGTCTCTTCCGCAAAATCCACGTCGCGGATGCGACTGTTGGCGGTGGTGAGGTTCTCTGTTTGAATGCCGAGATTGTTCATCGCGGTATCCAAACGGCTCTGGATGGAGCCGAGCGTGGCGCGTTCACCGCTGAGGCGGGTCAGGGCGTTGTCGATGGTGTTGAGCTTGTCCGTGATGTCTTCGCGGGACACAGCGTCGCTGCCGTCGACTTCCATGGGTCCAATTTCTGCACCCTTGCCGAGGCCGAGCTGTTCGGAGTTGAAGGTCTTGAGCCCTTCGAGGCCAATCGAGATCGTATCCACGTTGGCTTCGGGTTCGCTTTGATTCACGCCCACCTGGATGACGAGGCGATCCTTCTGATTGGGATCGAAGAGCTTGAGGGAATTGAATTCGGTGGTGGCCGAGATGCGGTCGATCTCATCGACGAGCTGGGTGTATTCGCGGTTCAGATAGCCCCGCTCAACATCACCGATGGTATCGGATGCCGACTGCACAGTGAGTTCGCGCAGGCGGATCATGATGTTGCCGACTTCGTTCAGGGAGCCTTCCGCAATTTGCACCATCGACACGGCGTCAGATGCGTTGCGTTTGGCCTGATTGAGGCCGCGAACCTTGGCCCGCAGACTTTCAGAGACCGCGAGACCGGCTGCATCATCCGAGGATTTGTTGATGCGGTAGCCGGATGAGAGTCGTTCCAGACTCTTATCCATGAGATTCGAATTGGTTTGAGACTGCCGCTGAGCTATGAGAGAAGACACATTGGTTGCTATGCGCAGACCCATACTTTCCTCCTTGAAAAGCCTAAGCCCGTACCTGGGCTAGGAATGGTGTCGCAACTTGCAAAAGAACCATCGGGAGTTTGGAATTTTCCTTAAAAGCGGTGAGGAGCTTTGCGGTTTCAGAGGCTTGTGCGGGGTGTTTCAAAACGCAGTAAAATCATTGGGTTGCGATGCATCCCAAACGGAAATTATTTCGTAGAAGTAAGAAATGATTAAGAGAAACGGGCTTTTTTCATGAATCATCAAAGCGTGGCGAAGGTCGATCTTCATACCGTCGAGGCAGACCTTGCGCGGAAAATTAAGGCCGATGGCGGGCCGGAACGCATTTGGGTGGCGTGCTCAGGCGGGCTCGATTCCAGTGTTTTGCTTTTCCTTTTGGATGGTCTTCAGCGTCGGCTCGGAAATTTTGAGCTGGGCGTCCTGCATGTGAACTATGCGCTGCGAGGGGCGGAGTCGGACCGTGATGAGGAGCTTGTGCGTCAGGCGGCGGCCCGATCGGGCCGTGAACTGCGCGTTCTTAAGATGGATCCCAAGGATCATCCGCACGAGAAGACCGGGATTCAGGAATGGGCCCGAGCCTTGCGTTATGATTGGTTCGCGCAGCAAAGGGGACCGCGGGATTGGATCGCTGTCGCCCATCATCGCGATGATTGGGTGGAAACGATTTTCGCGAGGCTCTGTCGCGGACATAGTCTTATGGATGTGATGGGTATGCAGGTTCTGCATGAAAGGATCTGGCGACCCCTGCTCGATTTGACTCGGTCACAGATCGAGGCACTGGCTCGTCAGCACGGCATCGGCTATGGCGAGGACAGCTCCAATCGAGGGATGGATTACACCCGAAATCGCCTGCGCCTTCAGATCCTGCCCGAGCTGGAGCGGCTTTTCCCCGGCTTTGCCCATAACATTTGGCTTCATGCCCAGGATCTTCAGGACGCCCTGCACCTGATTCAGGAGGAAAGGGCCGCCCTGCCTTTGCAGGAAACCCTGAGCTTGAGCGAGCTGAAGACACGGCCTCCCTTCCTGGCCCGACATGAAATCAGTCGCTACCTTCAGGCCCAGGTGCCTGGAACCCGCGTATCGCGCGATCTTCTTTTCACCATTCATGCCGCCCTGGTCCAGGGTTCGGTATGGACGGGAATGCTGCAGCCCGGAACACAAGCGGTCTGCCAGCAGGGAGTTTTATCCATTGTTCGCAATCAAACGCCCGAGGGCGAACGCTGGCAACAATTTCGCGCCGCATTGCTCGACGAAAGTCTGGATGTCTGGC
This region of Oligoflexus sp. genomic DNA includes:
- a CDS encoding PDZ domain-containing protein — translated: MKNFAGLVIFLSFLFGASLAQGNPFDYNVLGVIASSQNQKGVALIKQKTSGRVAAFREGQDIVAGCRIEKIFRKTVTFSYNSKFYELSVGDEAPTEVKVSPQSSLAENLVHAEGIERQGNTLKVTRSLKDNLVGENLNKILMQAAAVPHVENGRLTGFQLLEIDQGSIFDIAGLKNGDIITHINEQPINDAALAIKALSQLKAANTATFSYIRNRKPMELVIQIN
- a CDS encoding flagellin; amino-acid sequence: MGIRVKTNVESLIAQKKLSDSRKEVASSIERLSSGQRINKSADDAAGLAVSERIRSRIASMDVAKRNANDGISYIQVAEGGLNEMTNVMLRMRQLGSQAASDTIGNREREFLDREFQQLRDEVGRIMKTTEFNGRKVLEAGDNTAMRIFVGSSNRADVDGSAPDIDPETDPDIVTINLEELSVLNEALDKVVNGGLKVVPDDPDGGAADLSPDGTDALFNVIDTAINEVAGYRASLGSVQSRLNTAISNIDVTNENLNAANSRIRDVDFAAETARFTQNKILEQAGASVLAHANSEPELVLQLLRG
- a CDS encoding flagellin — protein: MGLRIATNVSSLIAQRQSQTNSNLMDKSLERLSSGYRINKSSDDAAGLAVSESLRAKVRGLNQAKRNASDAVSMVQIAEGSLNEVGNIMIRLRELTVQSASDTIGDVERGYLNREYTQLVDEIDRISATTEFNSLKLFDPNQKDRLVIQVGVNQSEPEANVDTISIGLEGLKTFNSEQLGLGKGAEIGPMEVDGSDAVSREDITDKLNTIDNALTRLSGERATLGSIQSRLDTAMNNLGIQTENLTTANSRIRDVDFAEETSNLTQRKVLQASSISVLTQANAKPEMALQLLR
- the tilS gene encoding tRNA lysidine(34) synthetase TilS; translation: MNHQSVAKVDLHTVEADLARKIKADGGPERIWVACSGGLDSSVLLFLLDGLQRRLGNFELGVLHVNYALRGAESDRDEELVRQAAARSGRELRVLKMDPKDHPHEKTGIQEWARALRYDWFAQQRGPRDWIAVAHHRDDWVETIFARLCRGHSLMDVMGMQVLHERIWRPLLDLTRSQIEALARQHGIGYGEDSSNRGMDYTRNRLRLQILPELERLFPGFAHNIWLHAQDLQDALHLIQEERAALPLQETLSLSELKTRPPFLARHEISRYLQAQVPGTRVSRDLLFTIHAALVQGSVWTGMLQPGTQAVCQQGVLSIVRNQTPEGERWQQFRAALLDESLDVWPPAAP